One genomic region from Cygnus olor isolate bCygOlo1 chromosome 29, bCygOlo1.pri.v2, whole genome shotgun sequence encodes:
- the STAT2 gene encoding signal transducer and activator of transcription 2 isoform X2, with product MAQWQEVQNLANTHLEQVHQLYAAAALPMAVRQCLAAWIEDQDWLQATEPLSSHARMLFHSLLALLDERLGSLGLGDEDFMLKHNLRKARRDLQAAFEECPESFANLVANLLQEERRILRLGQAGGQGEAAPAPSTPPKSDREQEIQRRLAEFHTALQEAERTFRHLEDLQDAFDFCYKVHYLPGQDQTNDPEYIRQVQSLQAKLQNLDRQRREVVAQMQQLLGRSETLRDFLQQELKAWQERQQRSCLGAPVDTRLHQLEAWFTALGEGLFQLLQLLQALGELQQKVTYERDPLQAETPLLETRLREQLTCLLQSAFVVEQQPSMPNTPKRPLVLRTASKFCTRARLLVRLHDRNHRMEATIHIDRDPPKTRGFRKFNILTSSSKTLLAGDSPREGLICDFQYLTLKEQKISGSGKGSKGSNEGPLAVTEELHLITFTLAYAYCGLEMQLETSTLPFVIISNSNNQLSSAWASILWFNMLSPNPKDQQFFATPPPAPWPRLAEVLSWQFESVAERGLSREHLHMLAEKLLGSKPSPESVLSWSKFSKDGAAGFSFWAWLDGILGLLQEHLKKLWKDGLILGFVSRKQEKKLLKGKRTGTFLIRFSESILGGVTFTWVEHPESGRPAFRAVVPYTTVELASLALPDIIRDYQLLAEENIPENPLLFLYPDTPRDEAFSPYYSQRQEGSLTEKKEYLNQRLIRVSSRQANESWQTEEELVVATENLETLQLQPSGLGSLQPTSPGTLPVVAGSPGTLQPVSPGTLQVVAGSPGMQQPLGPGTLQPVSPGVLQVVAGSPGTQHPRGPGMLQPGSRGPETPPLVQVGPGGLEMLQARTGAQEPQLVLQLIPEGQGTLQVGPGGLGTLQVLPGGTGMLQQGGAGDRGTQQVAAGAMEPQMLLQLIPKGQGMLQVGAGDLGTLQVLPGVVGTLQSAPRTMGVLQQVGAGDQGLLQPGPGTAEPLPVTDDQGLLPAGLGDLGPVLQGQDMQELLQFLEQDLEPGTGTLETLEAAELMPNMDSGLGQMDARLGGSAALLDPRDPFLPQPEDTALPATSSLFTVDTDFPPLHIDASDFQ from the exons atggCGCAGTGGCAGGAGGTGCAGAACCTGGCCAACACCCACCTGGAGCAGGTGCACCAGCTGTacgccgccgccgcgctgcccaTGGCGGTGCGGCAGTGCCTGGCCGCCTGGATCGAGGACCAGGACTG GCTGCAGGCGACGGAGCCGCTCTCGTCCCACGCCCGGATGCTCTTCCACTCCTTGCTGGCGCTGCTGGACGAGcgcctgggcagcctggggctgggcgaCGAGGACTTCATGCTGAAGCACAACCTGCGCAAGGCGCGCCGGGACCTCCAG GCTGCTTTTGAGGAGTGCCCGGAGAGCTTCGCCAACCTGGTGGCCaacctgctgcaggaggagcggCGGATCCTGCGCCTGGGGCAGGCGGGGGGGCAG GGGGAGGCCGCCCCGGCGCCCAGCACACCCCCAAAGAGTGACCGGGAGCAGGAGATCCAGCGGCGCCTGGCTGAGTTCCACACAGCCCTGCAG GAGGCCGAGCGCACCTTCCGGCACCTGGAGGACCTGCAGGATGCCTTTGACTTCTGCTACAAGGTGCACTACCTGCCAG GCCAGGACCAGACTAACGACCCAGAGTACATCCGCCAGGTCCAATCCCTCCAGGCCAAGCTGCAGAACCTGGACCGGCAGCGGCGG GAGGTGGTGGCGCagatgcagcagctcctggggcgCAGCGAGACCCTGCGGGacttcctgcagcaggagctgaaggcCTGGCAGGAGCGGCAGCAGCGCAGCTGCCTGGGGGCCCCCGTGGACACCCGCCTGCACCAGCTGGAGGCCTG GTTCACGGCGCTGGGCGAGGggctcttccagctgctgcagctgctgcaggcgctgggagagctgcagcagaaggtGACCTATGAGCGGGACCCGCTGCAGGCAGAGACGCCCCTCCTGGAGACGCGGCTGCGGGAGCAGctcacctgcctgctgcagag CGCCTTCGTGGtggagcagcagcccagcatGCCCAACACGCCCAAGCGGCCGCTGGTGCTGCGCACGGCCAGCAAGTTCTGCACCCGCGCCCGCCTGCTGGTCCGCCTGCACGACCGCAACCACCGCATGGAGGCCACGATCCACATCGACAG GGACCCTCCGAAGACACGAGG GTTTCGCAAGTTCAACATCCTGACTTCAAGCAGCAAAACCCTCCTGGCCGGGGACAGCCCCCGGGAGGGGCTGATCTGCGACTTCCAGTACCTT ACGCTGAAGGAGCAGAAGATCAGCGGGTCAGGCAAGGGCAGCAAAGGCTCCAATGAG GGTCCCCTGGCCGTGACAGAGGAGCTGCATCTCATCACCTTCACGCTGGCGTACGCGTACTGCGGGCTGGAGATGCAGCTGGAG ACCTCCACCCTGCCCTTCGTCATCATCTCCAACAGCAACAACCAGCTCTCCAGCGCCTGGGCCTCCATCCTTTGGTTCAACATGCTCAGCCCCAACCCCAAG gaCCAGCAGTTCTTTGCCACGCCGCCCCCAGCGCCCTGGCCCCGGCTGGCCGAGGTGCTGAGCTGGCAGTTCGAGAGCGTGGCCGAGCGGGGCCTGAGCCGGGAGCATCTCCACATGCTGGCCGAGAAGCTCCTTG GCTCGAAGCCGTCTCCGGAGAGCGTCCTGTCCTGGTCCAAGTTCTCCAAG GACGGCGCCGCCGGCTTCTCCTTCTGGGCCTGGCTGGACGGGATCCTGGGCCTGCTCCAGGAGCACCTCAAGAAGCTCTGGAAGGACGG CCTCATCCTGGGCTTCGTGAGCCGCAAGCAAGAGAAGAAGCTGCTGAAGGGGAAGCGGACGGGGACGTTCCTGATTCGCTTCAGCGAGAGCATCCTGGGGGGGGTCACCTTCACCTGGGTGGAGCATCCTGAGAGTG GGCGCCCTGCCTTCCGGGCCGTGGTTCCCTACACCACCGTCGAGCTGGCTTCCCTGGCGCTGCCCGACATCATCCGCGACTACCAGCTGCTGGCCGAGGAGAACATCCCCGAGAACCCGCTCCTGTTCCTGTACCCCGACACCCCCCGTGACGAAGCCTTCAGTCCCTACTACAGCCAGCGGCAGGAGG GGAGCCTGACAGAGAAGAAGGAATACCTGAACCAGCGCCTCATCCGCGTGTCCTCCAG GCAGGCCAACGAGTCATGGCAGACAGAAGAGGAGTTGGTAGTTGCCACAGAAAACCTGGAGacgctgcagctgcagcccagcggGTTGGGATCACTGCAACCCACCAGCCCCGGGACACTGCCGGTGGTGGCCGGGAGCCCAGGAACACTGCAGCCCGTGAGCCCAGGGACGCTGCAGGTGGTGGCTGGGAGCCCAGGgatgcagcagcccctgggacCAGGAACACTGCAGCCCGTGAGCCCAGGGGTGCTGCAGGTGGTGGCCGGGAGCCCGGGGACGCAACACCCCAGGGGaccagggatgctgcagccagGGTCCCGGGGCCCAGAGACACCACCGCTGGTGCAAGTGGGCCCAGGGGGCTTGGAGATGCTGCAGGCAAGGACCGGGGCGCAGGAGCcgcagctggtgctgcagctcaTCCCTGAGGGCCAGGGGACGCTGCAGGTGGGGCCAGGGGGCTTAGGGACGCTGCAGGTGCTGCCCGGGGgtacagggatgctgcagcaagggggtgctggggaccgAGGGACGCAGCAAGTGGCAGCTGGGGCCATGGAGCCACAGATGCTGTTGCAGCTCATCCCCAAGGGCCAGGGGATGCTACAGGTGGGAGCAGGGGACTTGGGGACTCTGCAGGTGCTGCCCGGGGTGGTGGGGACGCTGCAGTCAGCGCCCAGGACCATGGGGGTGCTGCAACAAGTGGGAGCTGGGGACCAGGGactgctgcagccaggcccTGGCACTGCGGAGCCACTGCCAGTCACAGATGAtcaggggctgctgccagcggggctgggggaccTGGGGCCGGTGCTTCAGGGCCAGGAcatgcaggagctgctgcagttccTGGAGCAAGACCTGGAGCCGGGCACGGGGACACTGGAGACGCTGGAGGCAGCGGAGCTGATGCCTAACATGGACAGCGGGCTGGGGCAGATGGACGCCAGGTTGGGGG GCAGTGCTGCGCTCCTGGACCCCCGCGACCCCTTCCTGCCACAGCCCGAGgacacagccctgcctgccaccagctccctctTCACCGTGGACACCGACTTTCCCCCGCTCCACATCGATGCCAGTGATTTCCAGTGA
- the STAT2 gene encoding signal transducer and activator of transcription 2 isoform X1: MAQWQEVQNLANTHLEQVHQLYAAAALPMAVRQCLAAWIEDQDWLQATEPLSSHARMLFHSLLALLDERLGSLGLGDEDFMLKHNLRKARRDLQAAFEECPESFANLVANLLQEERRILRLGQAGGQGEAAPAPSTPPKSDREQEIQRRLAEFHTALQEAERTFRHLEDLQDAFDFCYKVHYLPGQDQTNDPEYIRQVQSLQAKLQNLDRQRREVVAQMQQLLGRSETLRDFLQQELKAWQERQQRSCLGAPVDTRLHQLEAWFTALGEGLFQLLQLLQALGELQQKVTYERDPLQAETPLLETRLREQLTCLLQSAFVVEQQPSMPNTPKRPLVLRTASKFCTRARLLVRLHDRNHRMEATIHIDRDPPKTRGFRKFNILTSSSKTLLAGDSPREGLICDFQYLTLKEQKISGSGKGSKGSNEGPLAVTEELHLITFTLAYAYCGLEMQLETSTLPFVIISNSNNQLSSAWASILWFNMLSPNPKDQQFFATPPPAPWPRLAEVLSWQFESVAERGLSREHLHMLAEKLLGSKPSPESVLSWSKFSKDGAAGFSFWAWLDGILGLLQEHLKKLWKDGLILGFVSRKQEKKLLKGKRTGTFLIRFSESILGGVTFTWVEHPESGRPAFRAVVPYTTVELASLALPDIIRDYQLLAEENIPENPLLFLYPDTPRDEAFSPYYSQRQEGAAPCGAARRSADGAPAAPSKLSSLPPGSLTEKKEYLNQRLIRVSSRQANESWQTEEELVVATENLETLQLQPSGLGSLQPTSPGTLPVVAGSPGTLQPVSPGTLQVVAGSPGMQQPLGPGTLQPVSPGVLQVVAGSPGTQHPRGPGMLQPGSRGPETPPLVQVGPGGLEMLQARTGAQEPQLVLQLIPEGQGTLQVGPGGLGTLQVLPGGTGMLQQGGAGDRGTQQVAAGAMEPQMLLQLIPKGQGMLQVGAGDLGTLQVLPGVVGTLQSAPRTMGVLQQVGAGDQGLLQPGPGTAEPLPVTDDQGLLPAGLGDLGPVLQGQDMQELLQFLEQDLEPGTGTLETLEAAELMPNMDSGLGQMDARLGGSAALLDPRDPFLPQPEDTALPATSSLFTVDTDFPPLHIDASDFQ, from the exons atggCGCAGTGGCAGGAGGTGCAGAACCTGGCCAACACCCACCTGGAGCAGGTGCACCAGCTGTacgccgccgccgcgctgcccaTGGCGGTGCGGCAGTGCCTGGCCGCCTGGATCGAGGACCAGGACTG GCTGCAGGCGACGGAGCCGCTCTCGTCCCACGCCCGGATGCTCTTCCACTCCTTGCTGGCGCTGCTGGACGAGcgcctgggcagcctggggctgggcgaCGAGGACTTCATGCTGAAGCACAACCTGCGCAAGGCGCGCCGGGACCTCCAG GCTGCTTTTGAGGAGTGCCCGGAGAGCTTCGCCAACCTGGTGGCCaacctgctgcaggaggagcggCGGATCCTGCGCCTGGGGCAGGCGGGGGGGCAG GGGGAGGCCGCCCCGGCGCCCAGCACACCCCCAAAGAGTGACCGGGAGCAGGAGATCCAGCGGCGCCTGGCTGAGTTCCACACAGCCCTGCAG GAGGCCGAGCGCACCTTCCGGCACCTGGAGGACCTGCAGGATGCCTTTGACTTCTGCTACAAGGTGCACTACCTGCCAG GCCAGGACCAGACTAACGACCCAGAGTACATCCGCCAGGTCCAATCCCTCCAGGCCAAGCTGCAGAACCTGGACCGGCAGCGGCGG GAGGTGGTGGCGCagatgcagcagctcctggggcgCAGCGAGACCCTGCGGGacttcctgcagcaggagctgaaggcCTGGCAGGAGCGGCAGCAGCGCAGCTGCCTGGGGGCCCCCGTGGACACCCGCCTGCACCAGCTGGAGGCCTG GTTCACGGCGCTGGGCGAGGggctcttccagctgctgcagctgctgcaggcgctgggagagctgcagcagaaggtGACCTATGAGCGGGACCCGCTGCAGGCAGAGACGCCCCTCCTGGAGACGCGGCTGCGGGAGCAGctcacctgcctgctgcagag CGCCTTCGTGGtggagcagcagcccagcatGCCCAACACGCCCAAGCGGCCGCTGGTGCTGCGCACGGCCAGCAAGTTCTGCACCCGCGCCCGCCTGCTGGTCCGCCTGCACGACCGCAACCACCGCATGGAGGCCACGATCCACATCGACAG GGACCCTCCGAAGACACGAGG GTTTCGCAAGTTCAACATCCTGACTTCAAGCAGCAAAACCCTCCTGGCCGGGGACAGCCCCCGGGAGGGGCTGATCTGCGACTTCCAGTACCTT ACGCTGAAGGAGCAGAAGATCAGCGGGTCAGGCAAGGGCAGCAAAGGCTCCAATGAG GGTCCCCTGGCCGTGACAGAGGAGCTGCATCTCATCACCTTCACGCTGGCGTACGCGTACTGCGGGCTGGAGATGCAGCTGGAG ACCTCCACCCTGCCCTTCGTCATCATCTCCAACAGCAACAACCAGCTCTCCAGCGCCTGGGCCTCCATCCTTTGGTTCAACATGCTCAGCCCCAACCCCAAG gaCCAGCAGTTCTTTGCCACGCCGCCCCCAGCGCCCTGGCCCCGGCTGGCCGAGGTGCTGAGCTGGCAGTTCGAGAGCGTGGCCGAGCGGGGCCTGAGCCGGGAGCATCTCCACATGCTGGCCGAGAAGCTCCTTG GCTCGAAGCCGTCTCCGGAGAGCGTCCTGTCCTGGTCCAAGTTCTCCAAG GACGGCGCCGCCGGCTTCTCCTTCTGGGCCTGGCTGGACGGGATCCTGGGCCTGCTCCAGGAGCACCTCAAGAAGCTCTGGAAGGACGG CCTCATCCTGGGCTTCGTGAGCCGCAAGCAAGAGAAGAAGCTGCTGAAGGGGAAGCGGACGGGGACGTTCCTGATTCGCTTCAGCGAGAGCATCCTGGGGGGGGTCACCTTCACCTGGGTGGAGCATCCTGAGAGTG GGCGCCCTGCCTTCCGGGCCGTGGTTCCCTACACCACCGTCGAGCTGGCTTCCCTGGCGCTGCCCGACATCATCCGCGACTACCAGCTGCTGGCCGAGGAGAACATCCCCGAGAACCCGCTCCTGTTCCTGTACCCCGACACCCCCCGTGACGAAGCCTTCAGTCCCTACTACAGCCAGCGGCAGGAGGGTGCGGCACCGTGCGGCGCGGCTCGGCGCAGTGCAGACGGagcgcccgccgccccctccaAACTCTCCTCTCTGCCCCCAGGGAGCCTGACAGAGAAGAAGGAATACCTGAACCAGCGCCTCATCCGCGTGTCCTCCAG GCAGGCCAACGAGTCATGGCAGACAGAAGAGGAGTTGGTAGTTGCCACAGAAAACCTGGAGacgctgcagctgcagcccagcggGTTGGGATCACTGCAACCCACCAGCCCCGGGACACTGCCGGTGGTGGCCGGGAGCCCAGGAACACTGCAGCCCGTGAGCCCAGGGACGCTGCAGGTGGTGGCTGGGAGCCCAGGgatgcagcagcccctgggacCAGGAACACTGCAGCCCGTGAGCCCAGGGGTGCTGCAGGTGGTGGCCGGGAGCCCGGGGACGCAACACCCCAGGGGaccagggatgctgcagccagGGTCCCGGGGCCCAGAGACACCACCGCTGGTGCAAGTGGGCCCAGGGGGCTTGGAGATGCTGCAGGCAAGGACCGGGGCGCAGGAGCcgcagctggtgctgcagctcaTCCCTGAGGGCCAGGGGACGCTGCAGGTGGGGCCAGGGGGCTTAGGGACGCTGCAGGTGCTGCCCGGGGgtacagggatgctgcagcaagggggtgctggggaccgAGGGACGCAGCAAGTGGCAGCTGGGGCCATGGAGCCACAGATGCTGTTGCAGCTCATCCCCAAGGGCCAGGGGATGCTACAGGTGGGAGCAGGGGACTTGGGGACTCTGCAGGTGCTGCCCGGGGTGGTGGGGACGCTGCAGTCAGCGCCCAGGACCATGGGGGTGCTGCAACAAGTGGGAGCTGGGGACCAGGGactgctgcagccaggcccTGGCACTGCGGAGCCACTGCCAGTCACAGATGAtcaggggctgctgccagcggggctgggggaccTGGGGCCGGTGCTTCAGGGCCAGGAcatgcaggagctgctgcagttccTGGAGCAAGACCTGGAGCCGGGCACGGGGACACTGGAGACGCTGGAGGCAGCGGAGCTGATGCCTAACATGGACAGCGGGCTGGGGCAGATGGACGCCAGGTTGGGGG GCAGTGCTGCGCTCCTGGACCCCCGCGACCCCTTCCTGCCACAGCCCGAGgacacagccctgcctgccaccagctccctctTCACCGTGGACACCGACTTTCCCCCGCTCCACATCGATGCCAGTGATTTCCAGTGA
- the IL23A gene encoding interleukin-23 subunit alpha isoform X2, giving the protein MAPLRRLCLCFPALLLLLLPAPPVAAAPAPVPGTDWAACKDLSRELSRLLGTLKEPHSELNRVQIAVEDPEGDCATRIRCSDACDPSALDTNNTRCLRRILQGLQHYRDLLGSEIFSAHRLPQLEATLDRLLGVVQAPGRPCQAPLGPTTPTWAESLLPQLRHQALEQLQSFTAVMSRVFTYSARPH; this is encoded by the exons AtggccccgctccgccgcctctgcctctgcttcccggcgctgctgctgctgctgctgccggcgcCGCCGGTCGCCGCGGCCCCTGCCCCGGTCCCGGGCACCGACTGGGCCGCCTGCAAGGACCTCTCCCGGGAGCTGTCGCGGCTGCTGGGGACGCTCAAGGAGCCGCACTCGGAGCTG AACCGGGTGCAGATTGCTGTGGAGGACCCCGAGGGGGATTGTGCCACCCGCATCCGCTGCAGCGACGCCTGCGACCCCTCTGCGCTGGACACGAACAACACG CGCTGCCTGCGACggatcctgcaggggctgcagcactaCCGGGACCTGCTGGGCTCCGAGATCTTCAGCGCCCACCGCCTGCCGCAGCTGGAGGCCACGCTGGACCGGCTGCTGGGAGTCGTGCAG GCACCCGGCCGCCCCTGCCAGGCTCCCCTGGGCCCCACCACCCCAACCTGGGCCGAGTCGCTGCTGCCGCAGCTGCGGCACCAAGCGCTCGAGCAACTCCAGTCCTTCACCGCCGTCATGAGCCGCGTCTTCACCTACAGCGCCAGACCCCACTGA
- the IL23A gene encoding interleukin-23 subunit alpha isoform X1 produces the protein MAPLRRLCLCFPALLLLLLPAPPVAAAPAPVPGTDWAACKDLSRELSRLLGTLKEPHSELNRVQIAVEDPEGDCATRIRCSDACDPSALDTNNTRCLRRILQGLQHYRDLLGSEIFSAHRLPQLEATLDRLLGVVQQAPGRPCQAPLGPTTPTWAESLLPQLRHQALEQLQSFTAVMSRVFTYSARPH, from the exons AtggccccgctccgccgcctctgcctctgcttcccggcgctgctgctgctgctgctgccggcgcCGCCGGTCGCCGCGGCCCCTGCCCCGGTCCCGGGCACCGACTGGGCCGCCTGCAAGGACCTCTCCCGGGAGCTGTCGCGGCTGCTGGGGACGCTCAAGGAGCCGCACTCGGAGCTG AACCGGGTGCAGATTGCTGTGGAGGACCCCGAGGGGGATTGTGCCACCCGCATCCGCTGCAGCGACGCCTGCGACCCCTCTGCGCTGGACACGAACAACACG CGCTGCCTGCGACggatcctgcaggggctgcagcactaCCGGGACCTGCTGGGCTCCGAGATCTTCAGCGCCCACCGCCTGCCGCAGCTGGAGGCCACGCTGGACCGGCTGCTGGGAGTCGTGCAG cagGCACCCGGCCGCCCCTGCCAGGCTCCCCTGGGCCCCACCACCCCAACCTGGGCCGAGTCGCTGCTGCCGCAGCTGCGGCACCAAGCGCTCGAGCAACTCCAGTCCTTCACCGCCGTCATGAGCCGCGTCTTCACCTACAGCGCCAGACCCCACTGA